The DNA region TCGTCCTTGACCAGCAAGGGCGGCTGGATCTCGGTGTAGCCATGCTCGGTGACATGCAGGTCGATCATGAACTGGCCGATGGCACGTCCGAGACGCGCGAGCCCTTGCTTGAGCACCACGAAGCGGGCGCCCGACAATTTGGCGGCGGTCTCGAAATCCATCTGGCCGAGCGCTTCGCCGAGCTCGAAATGCTGCTTTGCCCAGTTCAGGCCGCGCTGCGCCCCATGGCGGCGATATTCCACATTGCCATGCTCGTCGCTGCCGATCGGCACGCCGGGCAACGGCGTATTCGGAATCTCGGAGAGCGCCCTGTTCAGCTCGGCCGTCGCTGCCTTCTCCTCGGCTTCCGCGGCCGCGATGCTTTCGCGCAGGCCCGCGACCTCGGCCATCAGCGCCTGAGCGCGCGTCTCATCCTTCTGCGACTTGGCCTTGCCGATTTCCCTCGACAGCGCGTTGCGACGTTCCTGGGCTGCCTGTGCCGCCCCGATCGCGGCCCGGCGCCTGTCGTCGAGCGCGATCAGTCGCGCCGATTCGTGAGAGAGCCCGCGCGCCGCAAGGCCGGCATCGAATGCCGCCACATTGTCCCTGATCCAACGGATATCGTGCATCGTCGCCAACCCGGTCATCATCCAGCGTCGCTGACGAGCGGGCCGCTGCGGCCGGTTTCGCCATCGATCGAGCGCTCTCGGTGTTCGGCTTCGATCGGCTTGTCAAGGATCAATGAGGGATCCACGAGGACCTGGCCGCTCGACGCAGCAGAACTCAGTCGGCTGCCGCGTCTTCCCTCGCCTGCTGGCTCCGCTTCTCGATCATGCTCACCGCGATGATGCTGCCCTCGTAGAGGATGAGGGTCGGCACGGCGAGAGCCAGCATCGAGAAGGCATCGGGCGGAGCAAGCACGGCGGCGATGCAGAAGATGATGACGATGGCGTAGCGGCGCTGGCGTTTCAGGAAGGCCGCATCGATGAAGCCGACGCGGGCGAGGATCGTCAGGATCACCGGCGTCTGGAAGCAGATGCCGAAGGCGAAGATCAGCGTCATCAACAGCGACAGGTAGGAATCGACCTTGGCGAGCAGCTCGATCGTCGGCTCGCCCTCGACACCCGTCTGCTGCATCGACAGCGAATAATACATCACGGCCGGCATGCCGAGGAAGAACACCACGCCAGCGCCGATCAGGAACAGGATCGGGGTGGCGACCAGGTAGGGATAGAAGGCCCGCTGCTCCTTCTTGTAGAGGCCGGGCGCCACGAATTTGTAGATCTGCGTCGCCACGATCGGGAAAGACAGGAAGGCCGCGCCGAACGCCGCGAGCTTGATCTTGGTGATCAGGAAGCCAAGCGGCTCGGTGAAGACCAGATGCGGCAGCGGCAGGTTGTGGCGGCTCGAGGCCCAGACATAAGGGATGAGCAGGAAATTGTAGATCTGCGTCGCGAATGCGAAGCAGCCGACGAGCAGTACCGCAAAGGCGATCAGCGAACGGATCAGCCTGGTGCGCAGCTCGATGAGATGATCGATCAGAGGCGCGCGTGACGCCTCTATATGGGCCTCGTCCGTCGTGTCGGTCATGCGGCGCGATCATCCCCCGACGGGAGCGGCTTCGGGGGCAGCGCCTTGGCGGCGCGCTTGCGCGGAGCCTTCACCGGAGCCGGGGCCGGCGCTGCGCCATCGACGCCGTTGGCGACGGCCTGACCGGCAATCTCCAACAGGTCGGTCTGGGAGGCCGGCGCCGAGGCCTCGGCAACCTTGGCCTTCGGTTTGGCCGCGGCGCGCTTCTTTCGGGCCGGCTTCTCGGCAGGCGTGTCGACTCCAACCGGGCTTATGGCCGTCTCGGTGACAGTGACCGCTGCAGGGCTCGCTTCGACGCTCAGCGTCGTCGATTTGGTGTCGGCAGGTTTGGAAGCGTCGTCAGGATTGGCAGAGTCAGGAGCTGAGGCTTCGTTGCCGCCCCCGGCGCTTGCCGGGAGCGCGGTCCCCTCGGTCGAACTCTCGATCTTAGGCGCCTCGGCGGCGGGTTGGACCACCGGCTGCGACGGCTCGGGCAACTGCGAGCCGATCGAATTGAACTCGCTTTGCAAGCCGCTCGTCGTGGCGGCGAGATCCTGTTTGATATTGGCGACTTCTTGCTGGACGCTCTCGAGCTCAGCTTCGCGCATCGCCTCGCGGAAATGGTCCTGGAACTCGGAGGCCATGCGGCGCGCCTTCGCCGTCATGGCGCCAACGGCGCGCAAGGCTTTGGGCAAGTCTTTCGGGCCGATTGCGATCAACGCAACCGCACCAATGACCACCATTTCGCTCCAGGCGATATCGAACATGTGAACCCTGCCGCAACAGCGACGCCAAAAGCTGCGGACGGATCAGCCGGCCTTGGTGTCGCGCGCCACAGGCGAGACTGGGGCAGGCTCCGCAGGCTGATGCTCGACCGGGCGCGGGGCCGCTTTCGCCGCCTCTGCCGCCTGATCATCATCGGCCATGCCCTTCTTGAAGGACTTGATGCCCTTGGCGAAGTCACCCATCACATCGGAGATCTTGCCCTTGCCGAACACCAGCATCACGACAGCGATCACGATCAACCAATGCCAAATGCTCAACGAACCCATTGAATTCCTCCTCATACCGCGCCGCGCGCAGGCCTAGCGCGCGCCCGGCCGCAAGGCAACCTTCCCTGCCAAGGTAGGCTCAGGCTGCGGCGAAAACAAGAAACGCGCCAACAAACATGCCTCTGCCTGCCGCGATCCGCGCGAATTCGACTTCGGCATGATTACCGAAATGCGGCCTGCGTTATTCCGGCATTCGTGGACGAAGCGGATACCGCTTCGTAGGAAGATGCCCCTGCCCTCAGCCTTCCGGCTGTTGCGGCGCCTCGACCGCCAGGTTTTCCACCGTGGAGTCTTCGACCGCCAAAACCTCGACCGCCAAAGCCTCGACCGCCAAGACCTCTTCGTCAAGCGGATCCCCGTCCAGCGGATCCTCATCTTGGCCGAGCGCATCGTCGTCGCGCGGCGTCGGAATGGAGAAGCCCTTCGCCACCCGCCCTTCGATCAAGCCGGCGCCCTTCAATTCATCGAGGCCCGGCAGGTCGGAGAGCTTGTCGAGGCCGAAATGGTCGAGAAAGCTCGGGGTCGTGCCATAGGTGATCGGTCGGCCGGGCGTCTTGCGCCGGCCGCGCATGCGCACGAATCCCGCTTCCAGGAGCGCATCGAGCGTGCCCTTGGCCACCGCCACGCCGCGAATGTCCTCGATCTCGGCCCGCGTCACCGGCTGGTGATAGGCGACGATAGCGAGCGTCTCGAGCCCGGCACGGGAGAGGCGGCGCGGCGCGCTCTCCTCTGAGGCGAGAAGATAGGCGAGATCCGGCGCAGTGCGGAAGGTGAAGCCGCCGGCCCGCTGCACCAGGTTGACGCCGCGATTGGCATAGAGGCCGCGCAGCTCCGAGGTCACGGCCTCGATGTCGGCATCCGGCGGCAGCTTCGCCGCGATTTCGTCGCGGGTCACGGGGGTGCGCGCCGCGAAGATCAGCGCTTCGGCGACGCGGACCGCCTGCTCCAGCTCCGGATTTGCCTCGAAGGGCGCGTCGAACGGCGCCTCGACCCGCCGTGCGAGACGGATGAGTTCGTTCATGCGAATGCTCCCGGTTGTGCGGCCGCCACGGCGCCCGCGGCCAAGGCGCCGGCGCGACGCACATGGATGGGGCCAAAAGCCTTGTCCTGATGCAGCGCCAGACTGCCGTCACGAGCCATTTCGAGCGCTGCCGCCAGCGCCGAGGCGCGAATGGTCGGGCGCATGCGCGGTGATGTGATGTAGCGCTCCAGGAACTCGTCGAGCACGGCCCAGTCGTGCAGGTCTCCCAAAAGGGCCGCAAGCGCCTCGCGCGCCTCGACTAATGTCCATACGAAGCGCTTGGCGACCGTCACTCGTGAAAGGGCCTGCCGCTCGCGGCGCGTCGCATAGACGCGCAGGAGATCATAGAGATTGTCGGCGTAGGGGCGCTCCGGCGCCGCCGCCAAGGGCTCGGGATCGCCGCGCTGGAACACGTCGCGCCCGAGCAAGGCCCCGTCGCTCAGCCGCTTTGCCGCCTCGCGCATGGCCTCGAGGCGGCGAAGCCGCATGGCGAGCGCCGCGGCGAGGTCGGCAGCGGCCGGCTCGTCGGGCTTTTGCTGATCGGGCAGCAGCAGGCGCGATTTGAGATAGGCGAGCCAGGCTGCCATCACCAGGTAATCGGCGGCGAGCTCGAGCCGGATGCGCCTCGCTCCCTCGATGAAGGCGAGATATTGCTCGGCGAGCTTCAGGATGGAAATTCCGGCAAGATCGACGGTCTGACGCCGCGCAAGCTCAAGCAAGAGGTCAAGAGGCCCCTCGAAACCACCGAGATCGACCACGAAAGCCGGATCGCTCTCGGCACGGTCGATTTCGGCCAAATCCTGGTCGAATAGGTCTTGGTTCATCAGCAAGGATCTTGGCTCATCGCTCTCCGAAACATGCGAATCGGTGTCCGAATCTGAACCCGTCAGGCGGTTCCCGCAAGCAGCGCCTGGAAATGGGCGCGGCCATCCACAGGATCAAAGGGCTCAGGTGTGTGGCGAATG from Rhizobiales bacterium GAS188 includes:
- a CDS encoding condensin subunit ScpA; translation: MNQDLFDQDLAEIDRAESDPAFVVDLGGFEGPLDLLLELARRQTVDLAGISILKLAEQYLAFIEGARRIRLELAADYLVMAAWLAYLKSRLLLPDQQKPDEPAAADLAAALAMRLRRLEAMREAAKRLSDGALLGRDVFQRGDPEPLAAAPERPYADNLYDLLRVYATRRERQALSRVTVAKRFVWTLVEAREALAALLGDLHDWAVLDEFLERYITSPRMRPTIRASALAAALEMARDGSLALHQDKAFGPIHVRRAGALAAGAVAAAQPGAFA
- a CDS encoding sec-independent protein translocase protein TatC — protein: MTDTTDEAHIEASRAPLIDHLIELRTRLIRSLIAFAVLLVGCFAFATQIYNFLLIPYVWASSRHNLPLPHLVFTEPLGFLITKIKLAAFGAAFLSFPIVATQIYKFVAPGLYKKEQRAFYPYLVATPILFLIGAGVVFFLGMPAVMYYSLSMQQTGVEGEPTIELLAKVDSYLSLLMTLIFAFGICFQTPVILTILARVGFIDAAFLKRQRRYAIVIIFCIAAVLAPPDAFSMLALAVPTLILYEGSIIAVSMIEKRSQQAREDAAAD
- a CDS encoding segregation and condensation protein B encodes the protein MNELIRLARRVEAPFDAPFEANPELEQAVRVAEALIFAARTPVTRDEIAAKLPPDADIEAVTSELRGLYANRGVNLVQRAGGFTFRTAPDLAYLLASEESAPRRLSRAGLETLAIVAYHQPVTRAEIEDIRGVAVAKGTLDALLEAGFVRMRGRRKTPGRPITYGTTPSFLDHFGLDKLSDLPGLDELKGAGLIEGRVAKGFSIPTPRDDDALGQDEDPLDGDPLDEEVLAVEALAVEVLAVEDSTVENLAVEAPQQPEG
- a CDS encoding twin arginine-targeting protein translocase TatB, with amino-acid sequence MFDIAWSEMVVIGAVALIAIGPKDLPKALRAVGAMTAKARRMASEFQDHFREAMREAELESVQQEVANIKQDLAATTSGLQSEFNSIGSQLPEPSQPVVQPAAEAPKIESSTEGTALPASAGGGNEASAPDSANPDDASKPADTKSTTLSVEASPAAVTVTETAISPVGVDTPAEKPARKKRAAAKPKAKVAEASAPASQTDLLEIAGQAVANGVDGAAPAPAPVKAPRKRAAKALPPKPLPSGDDRAA
- a CDS encoding sec-independent protein translocase protein TatA — encoded protein: MGSLSIWHWLIVIAVVMLVFGKGKISDVMGDFAKGIKSFKKGMADDDQAAEAAKAAPRPVEHQPAEPAPVSPVARDTKAG